TCTGGGAGAAACGTCTACATCAGAAAGTCCCACATTCTTTAtatttcaaagttttaaaagccagatgaaatatatatataaataacatccCGTCTCAATTGCCATTgcatttattaatgtgtttattacacTAGAATAATACTGCTCTCAATAAAAGTGTAACAATACATTGATGGcatcaacagaaaaacaaaagcctttACTCCTCGAGGTCATTAAACTTTATGCTGATTCTATAAACCTTAATCTTATTTATAAACCGCTTTCTGCTTGGAGCTACCTACGTGCTCAATATGTGTAGaagttatgaaaataaatatctgcGTTCATTATTATGAGGATTGTATAATGTGTTCCATACAAATAGCTGTTTGCTTGAATTCTTCAAAGTGTTACGTTTATTTCGGCCATGACTCAGCAGTGTTTACTAAAGTTGTACTACAGTCTGTTGGAGTTCAGTCTGGGGTCACTGTTGTATAAAATCCAATCATTGCATTTCGCGCCATTCCTGACTCACAGGGCGGAAGTTTGTAGAGTCACGTGACACGCGAACGCCCTCAACTTTCGCGCCACCACGAAAGCCCGCCTCTTGCTGCGGAAAGAAGCGACGCCATTGGCTGCTGCATACGTCAGACTCGCGCCACTTCTTGCACCGAGACCGGGGAGAACCGCAAGCTGAATGTGAATGAATAGTAGTCTCCGGTGATACTGAAGTAACTAAACCTTGAATTTAAGCTCAATTTGGGTCTGAAGGTACATTTAGGATTTTGGAATCAAGTTATCTCACCTGAGGGTCAACGTCTGCAGCCATGGCTCGTAAGGATTATGCGGCAGAGAAAGGTAATGTGTTAACTTTCACAATAACGGCATGGCAGCAACAGGTTGGCCCACATTAACGCAGCTAAACTTTAAACTAAATCTCCTCTCCAAAATGCGTCTTTGAACACGTACGTTCCTGATCTGTATCATTGAGTGTGTTGGTATAAAATCAGCTACTCTAAAGCATCTTAAATCGTGTCTGCGCAAACAATTCAGAAGCTAGTTTCGTTACTTTAGCTCTTCGTTTTCCCTCTACACTTATTCATTAGACCACAGCCCATTAAGTTATGCATGTGAATTTTAAAGCTTCAGATACAACAAACCGGGACATAAACCTTTAGGTCGCACTCACTTTTCTCCTTACTTGTAAGTAACTAGTTACTTGTTAGACAGACACAGTGACCCGGATGGATCCGTTTAAACAAAGGAGCAGGCGCCACTGTGGAAGCACATGTCCAACAATAACTTTTTGTAAAACGAAGATGAATTTCTCAAACGACATATTTCTGTTGTATCTAGACATATgatctttgttgttgttttcaggtgAACTTTGCGATTTAAACTCACAATGCACAATCTCAAATGCACAATGCATGCAGTTTAAGGATAATGTAAAGTGTAACGTTAGACATTCGCATACACGTTAAAGTTGCTTTGTTAACAACACATTATTCTTTAGTAAAAAGGCTTCTTTATCAATGATTTGAAAAGGTACAATAGTAAACATTAGCACGTCAATAAGTTAAACAGTGGTGATCATTCCACTTTGTACCTATCAATACCAATAGGCCAATTCCCTATGCTTTGCTGATGGATACTTGCTTGAAATGCTGGTGTATGTAGTTGGTTAAGTCCACGACTATTTGGGCTCCAACTTTGGCACTGATGAATCaattaatgttatttgttttaaggTTAAAGAGACCCCAGAGGAAATAGCTAATCCTTACACAAACATCCCAGGAGTGGAACCAAACTTTTCTATtagtttactttatttgttaaCTTGTATGGTTCTGTAACTCTGGGATATTGTGTTTGATTTGCCTTGaacttaaaatgttaaacctaaaaaaaacaaaccgaGAAATATCTTAATCTGTTTAATTTATGAATGCTAAGTTAATTGTTACATTTGTTTGCATCACACACATTGTATTACTACAATAACCAGTATTTATTCCACTGTACACTATTTAATATTGCGTTCTGTTTGTTatcttattatatttatttgtctaTAGACTTCTGCTTTGGTTTGGTCACTTGCAACATTcagtttattgtattttatttgaaatgtatttagtttacTACTTGCGttacttgcacattggtcttGCAATATAATCTTtactcttgcactatttttcgTCTTATatcttgtatatatttatgttgcattgtttgaggaGCCTGGGATTTAAGAGTTgtattgccataactacactttaGCTTCGGttcatatgacaataaagcatttGAGTCTTATGAGTTTTACATGGAGGATGTCATCAGAAATCTGGGAAGTTGAACCTAAAGTCAGCAACGTTTTTTTTATCGTTTAGGGATTATGTAAATTGCGGCTAATATAAACGGACCTGTCCATGTTAGAATCACTCAGCTAACCCGAGCTAACGTTAGAAGATGGCTGGCCCTGCTTTTGAAAACAACAGCCAGGACTCTTTGTAAGAGCGGAGGGGTGGGACGCGGAGGGATACTCCAGTGACGAGGCACAAAAGCCATGTGCTGCTTTGTTTACAATAACATCCTCGAACAGAGAAATAATAAACCAGAGCCTCGGATTTTCTGCAAAAGCGACAAAGTAAGTAGGGTGTTTTAATATTCGCAGTAGGGATAATTAAATTTCCTGTACGGTGATATTGAATATTGTTAGTTGTTGTGGCTCTTTCGAGAAGTGAGGGATGTTTTtcgcaaagaaaaaaaatggacacTGAACTGAGCGCGTCTGCTGTATTTACATTTCCCCCGAATAAATCTGCTGCGTAATTGTCGGGTATTTCACTTCAAAACTTTGATAGTAGCTACACACAAGTGGAATTTGCTTCATGTAGTACACCAGTGGCAGTTTGCGCTCTAATGTAGGCAATAGTGACTCATCGAGATTACAGGATGCCATGTTACTCAACAAAGGGGGTCGTCGCAGGACAACAAATTAGCTCCCAGTTTCCAGGCCCgcgggtggtggtggtgttgttAATGAAGCATTTAAATTCTTAAAAGCAGCTTTgctatataaacattttaaaatccaaccccagaaaacaatgatttgtttgtgtgaatatACTGCATAGTGAACACACAAATCTCCACCTGGTGTTTACCAGATGTAGCCTGTTTTCTTGGTTGTTCTTTTTCCTGTGAATTAAAGCcgaaggtgtttttttttatgtttttgcagACAAATGCAAAAGGGTCCTGCAGGAGTTTTATTCTGAGGATGACAATGGGAAGAAGGTGTTCAAATATGGAGCTCAACTTGTAAGTATAGTACATTTATATTAGTTATTGTGttagttatttaaatgtttgaggAAGATTAATTAAGATTaaattgtttctttattataataaacTGAAGCTCTTTAGGTTTTTGACCAGTCAACATAACCTTTGGATTTAAGAAGAAAATGTTAGCTTATTTTTTTGTACCAAACAATTTCTCAATATAACTAACAGATTAagcaatcaataaaataatcacaagtTGCAGCCACAACAGCTTTAAGAAGTGGCTTTTTTGCCCTATGGATTTGTACATTATAACACTGACATGAATAATTTAAGTGGAGAAACACGCTCAAATAAAATGGATCTTTGGTCATTAATATTTTAGCAACCATTTTGTCCTCATCATTTCCTGTAAGTATTGACTCGTCTAATTTCTTCAAAACTAAAGGAGAACAACGCCTCAAGTGGCATCGTTCTTGattgtctttcatttgttttccattaacTGTTAACTTGGGGGTGTTAAGAAGCTGCCAAGGACCCTTTTACCACATCATGGCTAATCTAACTGTTTGTATTCACAGGTGGCGCTGGCCCACAGAGAGCAGGTGGCTCTCTACGTGGATCTGGACGATGTGGCCGAGGAAGACCCGGAGCTGGTTGAGAGCATCTGTGAAAACGCCAAGCGCTACACAGACCTGGTCGCTGACGCCGTTCACGAACTGCTGCCAGAGTACAAAGAAAGAGACGTATGTGTTTATACGCAGTAGATccttaatgtttaaaataaaaaagcatgatCAGATTAGCTATCTCAACAATCTATCAAGTCATGTTATCTAACAGTCGTAACATTTTTAACAAGCTTGATTTTATACGGTTAATATTAGGATTAAGCTTGTCTGTTACTAGCTTAGCATCAAATATGTTAAACGTGAACAGCTGATAAAACAGTCAAAGGGACAACGTACATTAGCTGCggtataatgtatattttttatgttaacAATCAAGACTATAAAGGCAGGGGGTTATTTATTAATATCTAAATGCGCTTCCTATCCAGGTTGTGGCCAAGGATTCCTTGGACGTGTACATTGAGCACAGGCTGATGATGGAACAGAGGGGTCGTGACCCTGCAGAGACCAGAGACCGTCGTAACCAATACCCACCTGAACTCATGAGGAGATTGTAAGTTGAGACAGATTTAGggtttcatttttaataatatttcagTCTATTGATTATGGTGATAATTGCATTTTGAAAACCTGTCTCATGAACTGTTTCTTCCTTCCACAGTGAGCTGTACTTCAAGGCACCCACCACTTCTAAACCCAAAGTGGTTCGTGATGTGCGCGCAGACAGCATCGGGAATCTGGTGAACGTTCGAGGGATAGTGACTCGTGCCTCTGAGGTCAAACCAATGATGGCTGTCGCTACGTACACATGTGACCAGTGTGGTGCTGAGACCTACCAGCCCGTAAGATTGTATTTTAGTCCTCTGATCATTATCTGCTGTTGGATATGTCACATCGAGTGTCACTCATAAATACAATCTTTGCCCCTTCAGATCCAGTCTCCCACCTTCATGCCCCTCGTCATGTGTCCCAGCCAAGAGTGTGTCACCAACAAATCTGGAGGGCGACTCTACCTGCAGACCAGAGGCTCCAAGTTTGTCAAGTTCCAGGAGCTGCGTATCCAGGAACATGTAAGGAACTTCAAACAACTTATTGCACCCTCACTTTTGCCACGAATTGTATTTCTCTGATTGcagcttgtttcttttttctcaaatgtttctgtttttgtctcacaGAGCGACCAGGTCCCCGTCGGAAATATTCCAAGGAGCATGTCTATTTATGCCCGTGGAGAAAACACACGTCTTGCCCAGCCAGGAGACCATGTAGCCGTCAACGGagtcttcctccctctcctttccaCAGGATTCAAACAGGCCACTCAGGTATGTATGGGGCTCTTATCCTGAATTAAGTTTAGTCTGTTTTAACATAGCACTCAATCCTAGAAATGAAGAAATGAAATGGTCAGCTTTGGCCGTTTATTTTCTTCTCGCCCCAGCCTGGGTATCTTAACAATGAAAATGCATCCCATCTCCAGGGTCTTCTGTCAGAAACGTACCTGGAGGCTCATAGCATCACACTCATGAACAAGACGGAGGACGATGAGCTCTGCAATGAGGATCTGAGTGAAGAGGAGCTGCGCGGCATCACAGGTTGGCGCCTGCTTGTGTACGATGACTGTATTCAATCAAATGAGACCTGTATGAGTGAATTTAGCAACTGAAGTGATTGTGTATCTGTTACAGGGGAAGGATTTTATGAGAAACTAGCCGGCTCGATAGCACCAGAAATCTATGGACATGAAGACGTAAAGAAGgctctgctcctgctgctggtgGGAGGGGTACAGCAGGCTCCTAAAGGCATGAAGATCAGAGGTGAGCAACGACTCGAGTTCATTATTTACATCTCTACTCGAATAAAGGTTGTCCCAGTGGTGTTTACAAAGAAATGCACACTGTTGTTTAACATGAATTCTCTGCTGAATCGTATCATGAAAAGATTAGTACAGTAAAGACTTTAAATGTGAACTTAAGGTTATGATGATTtacttattattaataattcaataaCAGATTGTGTGCACGACACCATCTCCTTTCCTATCCATATGTTTGGAGCACAAAGAGTTTGCCTTTTTTGAGAAATGTTCTAATAACCGCAATGCTCTGATTTTGGCTCTTGTCCCTTAAGGCAACATAAACGTCTGCCTGATGGGAGACCCCGGAGTGGCCAAGTCCCAGCTGCTGTCCTACATTGACCGTCTGGCTCCTCGAAGTGAGTACAGTTTTGTTTGTGGGAGTAAAAGTCCTGTGtctggtttaatgttttatcCAGTCAGGTATTTACTTTCCATTAACTAGGGGAAATATTAACTTTTGGGATGGGATTGTCCTACTAGAGAGaggctgttttttttggggaggttttttttgtgcCTGGTTCTGGGCACAGTTGTGTGGTTGTACCTGTTTTAATAATTCTATCCTCAACTTTGACTATATAATACCTATCTTCACGCTTGAATAAAAGGCCTGTAGCTGTCATTTCATCCCCATTGCTCACTTTCTCTTGTCCTCTGGTTTTCAGGCCAGTACACGACAGGTCGGGGTTCCTCCGGTGTGGGTCTGACTGCAGCGGTGATGCGTGACCCCATGACTGGAGAGATGACCCTGGAAGGTGGAGCCCTGGTGCTCGCTGACCAAGGCGTCTGCTGCATTGATGAGTTTGACAAGATGGCCGACGCTGACCGCACAGCCATCCACGAGGTGATGGAGCAGCAGACCATCTCCATCGCTAAGGTAAAGACAAACGCACTGGTTCAAATATTCAAAGCTAATGCCTGCATCACAACTtaactgatgtgtttttaactCTTTTCCAGGCCGGCATCATGACCTCCCTCAATGCCCGCTGCTCTATTCTAGCAGCCGCCAACCCCGCCTACGGTCGCTACAACCCGCGGAAGAGCATCGAGGCGAACATTCAGCTCCCCGCCGCTCTGCTCTCCCGTTTCGACCTGCTGTGGCTGATTCAGGACAAGCCGGACGCCGAAGCTGACCTGCGTCTGGCCCAGCACATCACCTACGTCCACCAGCACTGCCGCCAGCCGCCCACTCACTTCACCCCCATCGACATGAAGCTGATGAGGTAAAAATAGGCATTATGTTTGGACATGGTAGGGGAAACCCTACAGGTGCTTAGGGCAATAGATATTAGCATGAAGGCAAATATATTATTCTGTAATACTTTTTCTAACAGTTTAAATGCAAGCCTTATCTAAGGAGATGTTCTACTTTGAGCAAGCCATGTTCACAATAGCACTAAGAAACTTTCCACAGCGTTGAGAAATTCTGAAAGAAGACATGCACTGGTCAAGAATTGACTGTCTCGCTTAGCCCTTCCTGCTTTTCAAATATGTTTCTTGTAACACCGTTTCAAACCaataattgattaaatataCCGCATCGTTTAACAAATTCTCCAATGTTGATTCCTCCAGGCGTTACATCGCTGTGTGTAAGAAGCGGCAGCCTGTGGTGCCCGAGTCGCTCGCTGACTACATCACCGCTGCCTATGTAGAGATGAGGAAGGAGGCCCGAGTCAGCAAGGACACCACCTTCACTTCCGCCCGAaccctcctctccatcctccgTCTCTCCACTGCCCTGGTGAGAAATACACCTTTAACAAGCTTTGGGTTGCAGCAACAGCAAACAGCCCGCTTGAAATAATTGAAACGGCAACAGACGTGTAATTTCTTCCAACAGAGGAGAACTTGTAGTCCAGTGTGTGGTAAAGTGCTTACAGTGCAGGTAGTAACTATAACCTGGCCTACTGCAATGTGAGCACTTCTTTCACACGCCGGACAAAAGATCTACTGTCTGCCAAATATTCATCATTCGGCAATagcaaatcaaataaatgcaagTATTCTTAAAcgtgtattttttatattggcTTTCTTGAAAGGCATCACTAGAAGTTGATTTCCTGAATTCAAGTGATGCGTGTTCTGTTCTCTGCCCCTGGGTGTCAAAAGTGCTGTTTGTGCAGGTAGCAGTCATCCACCTACTGCAAAACCAGCACTTCAGGCACACAGCTCGGCACTGTGCTGCACACGGATCTCCACAAGGGGGCAAACGGCTACCATCCCTATGTGGGAGAAACGGCTTGAGTGTATTTTCTTCACATATACAAAATTCAGTGTTTGTTGCGATGCTACACGTGTGATCACTGGATAATCATGAGGGAGCGCTTAGTCTGATCCTGGCCAGCTTTGCAGGGTAGGCAGTCAGCCTGTGTGCTTTAGGTGCCGCTGTGCAAACCCATGCAAAACTGACCATGGTCAGAACTGTCATCAATATGTTCCACCCTTGTGTGTTTGAAGCAGAAAAAACATTGGTTGGTGTTTTGAATTTCCACATGTAGAGAGACTAGCTGGTGTTGAGAGGCGGAGACTTGGGCAATTGCCGGCCATCCCAGAGGGCATTGCACTTGTCTCGGTCTGACAGTGCCGGCACAGCGCAGCCTTCGTTATCAAGAGAGATCAAACCTAAAATTGGCAACGATGcatgattgttttatttattttcccatcTCAATGAAAATCCACACTCTTTTTGTCCCATCTCTGCAGGCTCGCCTTCGCATGATGGA
The DNA window shown above is from Eleginops maclovinus isolate JMC-PN-2008 ecotype Puerto Natales chromosome 23, JC_Emac_rtc_rv5, whole genome shotgun sequence and carries:
- the mcm7 gene encoding DNA replication licensing factor MCM7 isoform X1, yielding MARKDYAAEKDKCKRVLQEFYSEDDNGKKVFKYGAQLVALAHREQVALYVDLDDVAEEDPELVESICENAKRYTDLVADAVHELLPEYKERDVVAKDSLDVYIEHRLMMEQRGRDPAETRDRRNQYPPELMRRFELYFKAPTTSKPKVVRDVRADSIGNLVNVRGIVTRASEVKPMMAVATYTCDQCGAETYQPIQSPTFMPLVMCPSQECVTNKSGGRLYLQTRGSKFVKFQELRIQEHSDQVPVGNIPRSMSIYARGENTRLAQPGDHVAVNGVFLPLLSTGFKQATQGLLSETYLEAHSITLMNKTEDDELCNEDLSEEELRGITGEGFYEKLAGSIAPEIYGHEDVKKALLLLLVGGVQQAPKGMKIRGNINVCLMGDPGVAKSQLLSYIDRLAPRSQYTTGRGSSGVGLTAAVMRDPMTGEMTLEGGALVLADQGVCCIDEFDKMADADRTAIHEVMEQQTISIAKAGIMTSLNARCSILAAANPAYGRYNPRKSIEANIQLPAALLSRFDLLWLIQDKPDAEADLRLAQHITYVHQHCRQPPTHFTPIDMKLMRRYIAVCKKRQPVVPESLADYITAAYVEMRKEARVSKDTTFTSARTLLSILRLSTALARLRMMETVEKEDVNEAMRLMEMSKDSLQADKSSATRAQRPADVIFSLVRELSSEGVAGKGGAGGVVRVTEAEQRCISRGFTPAQFQEALEEYEELNVWQVNQARSRITFV
- the mcm7 gene encoding DNA replication licensing factor MCM7 isoform X2, producing MMEQRGRDPAETRDRRNQYPPELMRRFELYFKAPTTSKPKVVRDVRADSIGNLVNVRGIVTRASEVKPMMAVATYTCDQCGAETYQPIQSPTFMPLVMCPSQECVTNKSGGRLYLQTRGSKFVKFQELRIQEHSDQVPVGNIPRSMSIYARGENTRLAQPGDHVAVNGVFLPLLSTGFKQATQGLLSETYLEAHSITLMNKTEDDELCNEDLSEEELRGITGEGFYEKLAGSIAPEIYGHEDVKKALLLLLVGGVQQAPKGMKIRGNINVCLMGDPGVAKSQLLSYIDRLAPRSQYTTGRGSSGVGLTAAVMRDPMTGEMTLEGGALVLADQGVCCIDEFDKMADADRTAIHEVMEQQTISIAKAGIMTSLNARCSILAAANPAYGRYNPRKSIEANIQLPAALLSRFDLLWLIQDKPDAEADLRLAQHITYVHQHCRQPPTHFTPIDMKLMRRYIAVCKKRQPVVPESLADYITAAYVEMRKEARVSKDTTFTSARTLLSILRLSTALARLRMMETVEKEDVNEAMRLMEMSKDSLQADKSSATRAQRPADVIFSLVRELSSEGVAGKGGAGGVVRVTEAEQRCISRGFTPAQFQEALEEYEELNVWQVNQARSRITFV